A window of Candidatus Micrarchaeota archaeon contains these coding sequences:
- a CDS encoding YhfC family intramembrane metalloprotease: MAVNIDLAYLMQPLVITIASLLLVIYCYYKRTLTKWVFLYSFIAYFLAIAVKAVFQHFTIPLLASTGNLYYEGLYFGLQTVILEIGLAYVFAKYAISKKQMSMKNASGYGIGLAFWENGVLLGIISMLNILVIYSTIASGGPASAALYNGLLQTQPGLFLPASRAFVIIALGTLERASSFILHFAWGYIVLLAAFYRKRMYLAVALPMGLVDFIVVFVNVIGTVKFELILFGIAMASLAIALYIGSRKGR; encoded by the coding sequence ATGGCCGTGAACATAGATCTCGCGTATCTCATGCAGCCGCTTGTGATCACAATAGCTTCCTTGCTGCTCGTCATATACTGCTATTACAAGAGGACCCTGACAAAATGGGTTTTCCTGTATTCCTTCATAGCATACTTCCTGGCGATAGCGGTTAAGGCCGTATTCCAGCACTTCACGATACCTCTTTTGGCATCTACCGGCAACCTCTACTACGAGGGCCTGTACTTCGGGCTCCAGACTGTCATACTGGAGATAGGCCTTGCGTACGTGTTCGCAAAATATGCCATATCAAAGAAGCAGATGTCCATGAAGAACGCCAGCGGGTACGGCATAGGCCTAGCATTCTGGGAGAACGGCGTGCTTCTCGGTATCATATCCATGCTAAACATACTGGTGATATATTCCACCATAGCTTCCGGGGGTCCGGCATCAGCCGCGCTCTACAACGGGCTGCTTCAGACGCAGCCCGGGCTGTTCCTGCCGGCTTCAAGGGCATTTGTCATCATTGCCCTTGGCACGCTTGAGCGTGCATCATCCTTCATCCTCCACTTCGCCTGGGGCTACATCGTGCTCCTTGCGGCATTCTACAGGAAAAGGATGTATCTTGCTGTTGCATTGCCTATGGGGCTCGTGGACTTCATAGTGGTATTCGTAAACGTGATAGGCACGGTAAAGTTCGAGCTGATACTCTTCGGGATAGCGATGGCGAGCCTTGCCATTGCGCTGTACATAGGGAGCAGGAAGGGCAGGTAA